TAGTGGTAAAATTTGACACAATCCAAAgttagaacaaaataaatatttttctaccatcAGTACCCTGTATTAAATCCACGTAATAGTCAATGAGAAATCAGTGAAACTTATAATtgctattaacaaaaataaaacactgatagGTCTTTTAATATGCCTTTATACTTACACTTATACAGATGATTTCCCTACACTTACACCTAACTCAGGATTATAAATTTGGAATGTaattgaaaagaataaaattattgccACAATAAATTACGTTTCGTCTGAATATATAAATGTGTTGGTTATCGTGGATTGAGAAAATATAACACTGTTCCAACGTGAGTTTGGTGAGATGGACTTGGCAGTAAGTTATGAGGTTTCCAGTATAATCCCCAGAAGGTGTAGCAGAGTTCAGGGAGAAGATAGCGAGTGCCGCTGCCGCCTAGAAGTTTGCCAGATACGATTCCCGGCAAATGCTACGTGTTTCTGATACAATACCGAAGCTACTGTAATTGAGTTATGAGATAGTTTAAAACTGATATTCTCAATCAATGCCGATATGAAGCTGATAAATGCTATAAGACTGGTAAAGCAATAGTTCTGAGTAAAATAGTGAAATCCATATAGTACTTCAAGGCTGACAGAAAGGCtgtaagaatattatatttaattggcAGTAGTGGAAATGGCCAAAGTATTCCAggaatattttgaagaataagCTGGAGGAAAATTGACCTGTTGATATCGTAAATAAATTTAGCCTTCTAGCTTTGTGGAGGAATTTTTGCTACTATAATACAGCGTTATAAAATGATCAACCactaagtataatttattacaaccagacacataatttatttagcatttaagtaatattaaattaaatagatatgtcatggtagaattaaaaaaaaaaaaaaaatagaaataagtttttttagttattgtataattaattatttgtctaGGTTTGATAACAAAATTGGAATATCAAGTTTAACTATCATAATCTTTACGGTGGATATatgtacttattataaataactaatactttcctaataaaataaacaacaaaagtatACACTACTCAACTTGGTTTCCAATAACGTAACAAATACTTAGGTAAAAAGACCAAATTCTTAGCTtctctgtttctttaaatttttctctaaatTGTATGAGTGGTCCAGACTCTTGAGTGTTGAGACGTTACAGGAGGGTTCTGCGGACTCCCGGGGTTCTGGTGAGCCAGCAGGCCGCAGCCCCTGGCCCGACGCTAGACGGTGATGTAGTACTCCCGTGGGGGAGGCAGGGGCCTGTGTCACGCGTGCCACCCGTGCTCGTGCCGCTTCTTGCAGTTCTCGTGTAGCAGGTAACACAGTGCCATCGTGATCAGGATAGCGATCGTCACAGCCAACCCTATGGACATCCACACGATCTCCTCGTTGATCCCGGAGATGTTTTGCCCTGCAATAAGGGGTTAAATTATCTAATCTTATATGAGGTGCATGAATGTACTTCTGAATACTTGTAAATAAAGTTGCtctaaaataattgtgaaacaactaatttatagtattttaacacttttttcataATGGATATATACAACACACCGGCGCTTACCATTTCTGACACCGTAACTCTGTATACCCCCGACCTTGCCTCCACGACCTCCTACAGGCATCTTGGTTACTGGCTGACCATTCCTGCAACACAAAATATCAGGTAGGTATTGTGGATTTGTATATGTCTATAAATAAATCCTCATAtagattttaagaattaataaggCAATGGTCTTTAGAACTCTGAATGGAAACTCAATAggtgtaactaaaatattataaatgtggaGTCAGTTACAGGAATCTTTACCCGGAGGGCATCAGGGAAACCCTCCGGGAATCGCCCACCAACCTCTCCAATTTTAGTGTGGACACATCTGGTAACACATCCTGGGTGTGATGTTGACACCGCCTGTCAGAACAGGGCGTATCCACCTTTTTATCCCTAAAATATTAGATCAcaaaggttttaaataaacaaagtgaTTTCTCTTTGAACTactaaaaaattgaaagttaATCTGATAcctttcttaaataaataaaatagatagaaTAAATCAGTAGCATTGATAATGTATTATCAAcagttttttcataaatttctatgataggcttcactaatatTGACAAATCAGCGTTCTCAAATTGTTTTCCttttttcttataagaaaatacttttacaatGTCGTTTTCTTGAATTAAGTGCTGGGATATAAGGAGGAAAAATActcataaatgtaatatttggaTGATAATCCTTAGAAGATACCTGAGTGGTAATTCATGTTCTGTGGCTTTAACCCATTGAAACCTCAGATATATCGGTTTTACAAAAACGTTTTAAGTGAGATAATGTATTTTTGGCTGCAGGCAGTAACAGTCAGAggcctttaaaataaattagtaaagacaaaaatgttagaaaattgAATCACACAACAAAGAATTATATATACTCAAATAAAACTTTTGGGACAGTTTTGTAATTAGGCTAAAAAGGCTTAAgataaaaataagaatgatttTACCGTATATACCCGTAAACGAGCTGTAACTAAAGGGAGTGCCATTAAATCATGCATGactgtttgtaattaaatatacgataaaataattatgttttaatttttcattgcttaaataaattaaactgtgttaaaaatgaaaatatgaaactGTCTCAAAACATCTTccagtgtatttttataaagtcatattctgatatttttataagagttttaaatACTACCTAAAAGtcctacaaaacatttttatttttcttgtcaacaggaaaggtttttatttagattgtcattaaaatatatttaataaatttaccaacCAAATATCGTTTGTCCTAACAACCCTAAACTCTAGCCTAGTAATTCAATATCACCTACACCTTAATACAAGTTTACATCTTTCAAACGACTCGAACGTAACATATTTTccttggtattatgggtaaccatgatggcaaagaaaATATCgcataataaatatgtttaaacaaactgagcATAATCgtgttgcattttaaaatttgacataataaTAGGCAGCCTAATTACTCTATCTTTTGGTggcttggtgtggcgtactcctgccttgtagtCTTTTgtctttgtatttaaaataatttatctatatatGGTCGGTCTGCTTGATTTTTCGTTGAATATGTATATTAGTGTGTGTTTTACGTACAAATCTGTCTCTTGTAACACCAGAAACATAaacgtaattattaaaataatctctTACTTATGTTAATAACcatttattgaaaacttaaaGCTACGGTCAGTCTTAGAAATTTATTATGACGAAAACGTCATTTCAGCTTCAAAGTGAGGATGTGGAATCATGTCACGTCCACAGCTGAAGTGTTCACCGTGCACATTGATTTTTACTCTACACTGGTGGCCTGCAATGCTAATGCAATGTCAATGTGCGGTTGTTCTACAAGTGAAATTGGATTAAAACTGAACATGTTTGCTTTCCGTCTGTTATTTACATAGCTTTTAATGTAGAGCACTCTAAATTTTCATCATTAACTGTCCATTTAGAGTTTTACATAACATTTGAGGATTCCATTCCCGAATAATAGACTTTTAGATAGTGTATAcagtacaaatattaatatatgtaatatagcATATGAGTAATAACGTTATCTTCTAAGActttacattatttcatttttttaactttttaaaaaaccttttaataaagTACAATCCTATTACCACTGTATATAAAACTGAACTTCTTCAACTGTATATTTGCACTAATATgaatttatagtttgaaaaatataaacataatctctcacattaatgtttacattaaaataaataaaacgtattttcTAACTGTATGAGGACGTTTGAACAAATTCAAgctataaaaaaatccaaattcgTCTCCATATAAAAAGGTCAAGCTTCTGATGATCTGCCTACAGATATGTATTAGAAATAAAGAACAATATTAGAAAGTGGTACATTATACCATTTGAagacatatatacaaaaatgaaaagaataaaGTACACTTTAGTTACTATTTATTATCATGTCTATATGATTCAAAACTATTGATACAAAAGATCGTACGGTTAACAGATTCTGATCAAATATTTAACACTCTATAAGacaaagttttctttttataggATTCAATATTGTgggttaaaatgaaatatttcagtttatacaAGTATTGTTTAACTTAGTTCGATATAGtcttagttttaaatatgaaCTATGCTTtcgaaaattttcttttttataaattccaaaGAAATGATTTGATAATTCACAACTAATACGcatacatatgtttaaaatagtataaaaacagGTTTGAGATTCCACACCATGCTGTCTAATAATTGTGCTAATTGTAATCGTAATCATACATACTTATTTAACGTTATATTTAGAACTTACATATTCTTTAAGTGTTTAAGCTATGGTCATGCCATTTTTAACACAACCATGCATAGTATATTGTATTTGAGGAGGCAAAATATTCGccgttaaatgtacaatatataagAATAGCATTATTTCTTATCTAGTTCTGAGAATTAGGCTCCCCATTTCGTTTGCATTATCTTATTTTGTTCTAAGAACGTTTGCATGAGCTCTCTGTAAACCTGATACCATACAATGTAAATCCTTGTTTTTCTAACCTTGTATTCACCTATGTCATCAGCCTGGTAATAATACTCGATGGTTATTCCTTTTGACTTATACTATtgatttatagttaaatattaaagtagttaATGTTCTCTTGTAAACCGTTAATAAAATGCAAGAGCACAACTTTCCTGATCAAACACACGGGATTTACGTGTAGCCATGTGTATAAGGCCAAAATAAATGCCCTCTTttactattgtattataagaatgCCAGCTAATGTTCATATGTAAGACCAATAATCTTATACCATATCTTAAGATAATACCAACAACAAATAATCAAATACCAGGTCATGATGTTTGCTAATAAACGACCTAACGACCATGAACCCATTCAGACAAGCAGTTTTCATGACTCCTCCGATGGGGCTTCATCTGTATACAGACAGAGTGTTCTGTGACTATGCTAGTTACAACAGGGAATATCTGTCACCTCAATATTGGCTTAGCTCCTAAAGTTGTTGCTACTTGAGAACACAAGACTCGGCGTTTTGATGGAACAAAAACGACAAATGTTCGGAGACGGTTATTTTTGGACACGCATCAATAGATCTCTACTCCTAATTATGTGTTGTAGTCTGCAAGATGGAACTTTTAGGTTTTAGATCCAAATAACAATTCTAAATAGAAGAATCTGATTGTGTAAATTAAGATGTCTAATGATGACGTAAAATTCCAACGAACAATTATTAAGGGGTAAGTAACTTTaatcaaacataataaatttataagagaACACgctttcattgttattatttcacaAGTCATATTGTACATCAATCgtctaatttagtttatttatatcgTCTAGTTCAAGGTAAATGAATTTGAAGTACCCTGTTGCCAGTAATTGCGCTAACGTGTAGTGGTGGACCAATTAGTCAACCGGGACATGTTCAAAACGTTTTGAACTTAATTGGCGAAGAGTGGTGGAATCGTTTCAGAAGTGCGGCTTTAATTGTGAAAGTGGCCAGTTAATTatctgtaaacaatttaaatacaactaGATTATTGTCAATACCATTtggtaatttaaaacttaaaagattACAGAGAACAGCTTTTACAAGTTTCGATGTTTCCTCATACAAATTAGCTAATAGATTTGAGTAGTTTTACTCTTCGATAATTAAAATGCCACTTAACTGGATAAAACCTACAAATTCATCACACATTGTAATGGCACACAGACCTTTTTATAACTCGCGGTTATATGAAAAACAACGTGATTTCGGTATTTATGGTGATATTTATGACAATCATAACTACTCACCACGCGGGTTTGCAAATTTACTCCTTAAAGGAAAGTGTGCAATCACAAATGTTGGCACACTTTTTGTGGTCAGTTCTAAAGGACGTTTAGAAAACTGTTGGACAGCGTGTGAGCTGATTCCTTCGAGTAACCACATTGGTTTGAATCATACATTAGGTGATTTATCCAACAGTGTAGGCGTTCTCTTACGAACTTCATAATTTTGGACCATTTAAAGTGAAGCagcaataagtaaaaaaatttaaattcctaacATTATAATGAATCATGCCATGAATGCTTAAGGCCTTCATACGTAAAATGTAGGCCCTTAAAACACGAAGGGACTTCACTGGAGGTCACTTACTTGAAAGCCTATGTGGTGAGTGTTTAGGCAACATGGCGATCATAAATATTaggctaaatttttaaataatatgtttgagAAGCCAGTATATGCTGACTTTCCAAGCGATTGAAGATAATTTACCAaagattcaattttaataaaatcaagtcCTAATAATGAATAACTTCTTCTATAGTAATTTCATACGAGTaatatcctaataataaaatattccattttaagattaaatctaagtataacaatttaaaaaatcaaattactattgttattgttttactttaaatgttcaaattcatGGAAAATTACCATACTATTAAAGCAGTCTTACCAACGTCGAGTTACGAACGAACAAGTGTTCTAAATgcaaatacaaaatgttttcactGTTTTCTTATAAGCCTGTATTCCTCCTTTTTCTCCTCAACGGAAAAAATGAACACAACTAcgaatgtattaatttatttaatacttttaaaactattaggcCTAGGTACTCAATTTTAAGATGAATTTAATTATGCTTGCATAGCAATACTCTATAAGTTATGTATACGTATTAGGAGGAAGTAATAAGTTCATATGATGCTAAGCTGTATTTAGCTccaagaattttgaaaaaatagtccGTTTAGTAAAAAGTAGTTACAATTAAACATTCATCTAATTTATCTAtcgaaaaatgtattgtacagaGTTTATCATTAAACTTAATAAGGTAGTATTTTgcagaaaattattttactttgcaTTATCTGATATGTAAGAAATTGTTTCTTCTccaaattttataagtaaatactgtaacaaataacatattattaataggTAATAATCCCAAATATGTAGATATGAATGGTAAATAAAAGTTAtggttatttttcatattatttaaatgtaaaataaatcgaATTCAGGGTGTGCCAATTTcctgcaaaataaaaatgataacataccttaattaacaaaatatttgaatacgaGCCCGAGGGAAATTATTAtattgagtaaaatataaaatattatatgattattaaCTTTATTGCATTCGAAACTTAAATAGTAAGGTATTAACTCAAGTTAAGATTATAGCATATTTAAGTAGTGAATGATTAGAAGTAGGTATATTCTCAGTTACAATTGTATGAACTAAATGTTTCATGCTGTCATGTTTCCCTATCGTATCGAaggttatattttcatataacgtataatatattatttaatcgagCAAATCTTGCTCTTTCTTTGACTGGATATAAGCTTATAATTTTACTTACTAGGGATACTTTAATCTGACTAACTATTTGATTTCCAGATTGTTATTTACcagattttttgtttgtttttttttttactagagTGCATGTCAACATTCTTGATATTGATGACACTTTATAAGGGTCAAACTTTGCAAAAAAGTGGACTGAACGTTGTAAAAGTGGTATATAATACCGAACACACAGATTAGGAAGGTATATTATGGCTTTTGCACGCTTAAATTTGCTTTTGCCTCTCTATTCCCTCTGAATGAATACATCCGCGTATACTGCGCTCTCTTTTATATGATTCCATACGGAATAAAcgtaaaaatgataaataacaaaaatgaataaaaattttaaaatatcgtgATTTAAAGAGTTGTAGGTCGTGAgggtaaaaaatttaacaatgtgaaaatgtttaaatgttaaatattatgcCAGTATAATCGATTGGTGCAGCACGATAAAATAGTTTTCATCGTGAATCAAAACAtactaaagtattaaaaaaaaccccataaTATGTGATCACTATGTCAAAACATGTGAAATAGGTTTTGAGACTGTAACAACTAAAAAACTACCCAATTAAGAAGGAAATATTGAATTACTTTTTGGGTTACATAATACAACGTACGTAATAGCAAAATGTGTTCCAATTTGAATAAGTATTAGGTATTCAAGAGCATACTTATACTGGGTATAACATTTAGGTAACTTTCGTTATTAGTAGAAATGTTTGAAGAATACGTGTTGTTATGTAACATAACTTCAGCTATGGAATATCCTGTGGACGAGGTTGGAAGCCGAGGAATACGTGAGCCCTGCGAGTGGAAGTTGTCCCACGAAGTTAGCAAGAAAATCCCCTAGTATTTATATAAGCccataattataatatgaatttcAAATTCCATTCTAATCCGTTGAGGGTACATAGAATTTCCTCTCCATGGGTAGGAAGTTTACTGTACTTGAATATTAACTCGCATGGTCTTAAAGTATCCCTGAATTCATGtaactataattgttttaatctttactCAAGATAGTTATACATTGAAATTGTTATCTCAGGTTAAACTCATTCAAACTGTTAGAAGATTTAGTAATGAATTATTACCTTAACTTTAATCTCCACGGAATAGTTATTCCTTATTGCGTGGTATTTAAGCTTTTTGCACGaaaataaatatacctttttatagttcttttttattgaaacgtcttttttatgttttacttgttCATTCGATCTGTAATGCAATGTTCAAGGTTCCTACGTCGATACTGGGTTGTGTATATCTAGGatccaacaaataataaaacatactactaATGTATTCTAAAACATACTATAGTATagataaaaggttttaaatagaTGAGTGACAAGACAACTTCTGCCGTACTGCTTGCGATCCCAACCGTGCAAGAAATCCCCTCACCACCTCATTACAATCATGGAGCTGGCAAGGCATGGAGCTGGATGGGCGTGTTGCGACCCCAAAACCCCCGCAAGGCTGTGTTGTTCTTGAGAGACACTAGACGGACGTGTTGACCCACTGTGTCTTCAGTGACAGATGTGGTCGGATGGAATGCCCCCTGCTCTATGCACTTGTTGTTTGacatatatacgagtaaataGATTCTTTGTGCTTCAGACATTTTGATCTGTTAGGTCACTGTTTTTGAGGCTTCTCAGACTCCGAGAACTCTCAGTCTGGGAGCATTAAAACTATTGGAATTTTCGACCTCTCCTACCTGCCATCTTGTGGCATCATTGAATAGGAGCTTCCGGCCTGCTGTTCTTCCAGGAACTTTAAGATCTCCAGGTTTCTGGTAGCATCTGACATTTGGAAGTTTCAGGCTCCAGTTTTATCTTAAGTTCTCGATGTCGTCCGGTATTTTCTGGTCTCAAAGACTTCTTGACCGTCCCGGTCTTCGCCATCTCCCGGCTGAAAACAACTTTCAACGTCTAAGAGGTCTAGGTCTTAGAGTATCCCCGGGTTCTGGACTTTACCAGATTCTGCCTATCCTCGCTTTCCGACAGCCCCTGGCTACTAGTACCGTTCAGCCTTTATGACCTCCCGTTTTCTTTCAA
The Homalodisca vitripennis isolate AUS2020 chromosome 1, UT_GWSS_2.1, whole genome shotgun sequence DNA segment above includes these coding regions:
- the LOC124354997 gene encoding uncharacterized protein LOC124354997 is translated as MRVAAQIIGVAPQVPSPPLTRRKASLVSVPSPPLTRRNVSLVSESRRAGNTWRPDLRCSRTRHKEWSASNQDACRRSWRQGRGYTELRCQKWAKHLRDQRGDRVDVHRVGCDDRYPDHDGTVLPATRELQEAARARVARVTQAPASPTGVLHHRLASGQGLRPAGSPEPRESAEPSCNVSTLKSLDHSYNLEKNLKKQRS